One stretch of Rosistilla oblonga DNA includes these proteins:
- a CDS encoding putative 2-dehydropantoate 2-reductase: MSSKRSYAIIGTGALGGYYGGLLARAGLDVHFLLRSDFDHVQQHGLQVDSKNGNFHLPQVNAYRSAAEMPACDVTIVAIKTTANQQLAEILAATTREGGVVLVLQNGLHVEADSAAVVGPDRVLGGCCFLCSNKVGPGHIDHIDYGRIAFGEYRADGSVRPISERTREIEADLKLASIPAEAVDDLIKVRWQKLMWNIPFNGLSVVLDASTAEIMNHPASEALAEQIIRDVRAAAMQCGKSIGEAFVDKMMNDTRAMVPYDSSMRVDFKQGRPIEVEAIVGNPLRELQRHGGQSPRLEMLYQQLTFFDRRRTEEHTSRG, translated from the coding sequence ATGTCCTCCAAGCGAAGTTATGCAATTATCGGTACCGGAGCGCTCGGCGGTTACTACGGTGGGCTGCTCGCTCGGGCCGGACTCGACGTTCACTTTCTGCTGCGTTCGGATTTCGATCACGTGCAACAGCACGGATTACAGGTCGATTCCAAGAACGGCAACTTTCACTTGCCGCAAGTCAACGCCTACCGCAGCGCCGCCGAGATGCCGGCCTGCGACGTCACGATCGTGGCGATCAAAACGACAGCCAATCAGCAACTGGCGGAAATTTTGGCTGCCACAACGCGTGAAGGTGGCGTCGTGCTGGTGCTCCAAAACGGACTGCACGTCGAAGCGGATTCGGCCGCGGTGGTCGGTCCCGACCGCGTTCTCGGTGGCTGCTGTTTCTTGTGCAGTAACAAAGTCGGTCCGGGACACATCGACCACATCGATTACGGGCGGATCGCGTTTGGTGAATACCGCGCCGACGGCTCGGTGCGGCCGATCAGCGAGCGGACTCGCGAAATCGAAGCCGATCTGAAACTGGCATCGATCCCCGCCGAAGCTGTCGACGATCTGATCAAGGTCCGCTGGCAAAAGCTGATGTGGAATATCCCGTTCAACGGACTGTCGGTCGTGTTGGACGCATCGACGGCGGAAATCATGAACCATCCCGCGTCGGAAGCGTTGGCCGAACAGATCATCCGCGACGTGCGAGCCGCCGCGATGCAGTGCGGCAAGTCGATCGGTGAAGCATTTGTCGATAAGATGATGAACGATACGCGGGCGATGGTCCCGTACGACAGCAGCATGCGAGTCGACTTCAAACAGGGGCGGCCGATAGAGGTCGAAGCGATCGTGGGCAACCCGTTGCGAGAATTGCAGCGTCACGGCGGCCAATCGCCACGACTGGAAATGCTGTATCAGCAACTGACGTTCTTCGACCGGCGGCGGACCGAAGAACATACCTCGCGCGGCTAA
- a CDS encoding IS4 family transposase, whose translation MRDAVLHFVATAPPELKTNKRLREGSLSTKSSSYSDARHRLSLKAAHWFQERVASSIVNSTAPTWGDRRVFLIDGTTFTLAPVAELQAAYPPAPNQYGESVWPIAYVVFAHELSSGAAVPEEIGAMYGPNAVSETRLAQTLMKRLPAKSIIMADAGFGIFSTAYHAHLNGHNFVLRLKKDRFNRIRKRAELIHSTATSKSYRVSWTPSAKERVTNPDLPSDCVIAAMIHELKIGEESLYLVEDIDATPKQLRDLYWKRNDIEVDIRNIKLVIGTEEIRAKSKEMFLKEFALSMVAYNLATQLRRQAAVIAECEPRELSFTGVWSVYRHMLQGIEVSAPGRWIERLGRVLHYASKQKLPNRPGRSYPREAYARRPKTTHFQKRRKKSKPNDPEDPTSK comes from the coding sequence CTGCGAGATGCCGTGCTCCACTTTGTCGCAACGGCTCCCCCGGAACTCAAGACGAACAAGCGTCTTCGCGAGGGTTCGCTTTCGACGAAGAGCAGCAGTTACAGCGATGCGCGACATCGGCTCAGCTTGAAGGCAGCTCATTGGTTCCAAGAGCGTGTCGCGTCGTCGATCGTTAACTCGACGGCGCCGACATGGGGTGACCGGCGTGTGTTCTTGATCGATGGAACGACCTTTACACTGGCTCCAGTGGCCGAGCTTCAGGCCGCTTACCCACCCGCCCCTAACCAGTACGGCGAAAGTGTGTGGCCAATCGCGTATGTGGTTTTCGCACATGAACTCAGTTCGGGGGCAGCAGTGCCTGAGGAGATTGGAGCTATGTATGGCCCAAACGCCGTCTCAGAAACTCGGCTTGCTCAAACTCTCATGAAGCGACTCCCGGCTAAATCCATCATCATGGCCGACGCTGGGTTCGGAATATTTTCGACTGCTTATCATGCCCATTTGAATGGACACAATTTTGTTCTACGGCTAAAGAAAGATCGATTCAATCGAATTCGGAAGCGGGCAGAGCTAATCCATTCGACAGCCACTTCGAAAAGCTACCGGGTGTCCTGGACTCCTTCGGCCAAGGAACGGGTAACCAATCCAGACCTCCCATCCGACTGTGTCATAGCGGCGATGATCCATGAATTGAAGATCGGGGAAGAGAGCCTCTACCTCGTCGAGGATATCGATGCGACGCCCAAGCAACTGCGCGATCTGTACTGGAAACGCAACGATATCGAAGTCGATATCCGCAACATCAAACTGGTAATCGGTACCGAAGAGATCCGAGCGAAGTCGAAGGAGATGTTTCTCAAAGAGTTCGCCTTGTCGATGGTCGCGTACAATTTGGCGACCCAATTGCGTCGCCAAGCCGCAGTGATTGCCGAGTGTGAGCCACGGGAATTAAGCTTTACGGGCGTGTGGTCTGTCTACCGTCACATGCTGCAGGGGATTGAAGTCAGTGCCCCCGGTCGTTGGATCGAACGTTTGGGTCGCGTGCTGCACTACGCCTCAAAGCAAAAGCTCCCCAATCGCCCAGGACGCAGTTATCCACGCGAGGCCTACGCCCGCCGCCCCAAAACCACCCACTTCCAGAAACGAAGAAAGAAAAGTAAACCCAACGATCCAGAAGACCCAACGTCAAAGTGA
- a CDS encoding acetylxylan esterase: protein MLPTAMLSAQPAGFNYDETKVPAYTLPDPLVMADGTPVTSAEQWPKRREEIMQLFLEEVYGKAPGKPEGLHFEVFEQSDDAVNGKATRKQVRVYFDADETVAMDILIYLPKKSVEAKKPVPTYLSLNFYGNHTISNDPAVLLSESWMRSNKEQGVVDHRATEASRGALASRWPVEMIIDRGYGLATVYYGDIDPDFDDGFKNGVHALYDPPAKDGWGSIATWAWGLSRAMDYLETDPEIDTKRVAVFGHSRLGKASLWAGASDPRFSITISNDSGCGGAALSRRAFGETVAQINKTCPHWFCDNNSQYGNNESACPVDQHQLVALIAPRSAYIASAKEDTWADPRGEFLSVVHAAPVFRLLGTDGIGGKTEMPLVNKPIMHTLGYHIRTGKHDVTDFDWNAYMDFADRRWGK from the coding sequence ATGCTACCGACAGCGATGTTGTCGGCCCAGCCGGCCGGTTTTAATTACGATGAAACCAAGGTTCCGGCCTATACACTGCCCGATCCGTTGGTGATGGCCGATGGCACTCCCGTCACGTCGGCGGAGCAATGGCCCAAGCGCCGCGAAGAAATCATGCAGCTGTTCCTCGAAGAGGTTTACGGCAAAGCGCCCGGCAAACCCGAAGGGCTACATTTTGAAGTCTTTGAGCAGAGCGACGATGCGGTCAATGGCAAGGCGACGCGGAAACAGGTGCGTGTCTACTTCGACGCCGATGAAACCGTGGCGATGGACATCCTGATCTACTTGCCCAAGAAAAGTGTCGAGGCGAAGAAGCCGGTTCCGACCTACTTGTCCCTCAACTTTTATGGCAATCATACGATCTCCAACGACCCGGCGGTCCTGTTGTCCGAAAGTTGGATGCGATCGAACAAAGAACAAGGAGTTGTCGACCATCGGGCGACCGAAGCGAGTCGTGGAGCGTTGGCGAGCCGCTGGCCGGTGGAGATGATCATCGATCGCGGCTACGGATTGGCGACAGTCTATTACGGTGACATCGACCCCGATTTTGATGACGGTTTCAAGAACGGCGTTCACGCGTTGTACGATCCGCCCGCCAAAGACGGCTGGGGTTCGATCGCAACATGGGCCTGGGGTTTGAGTCGGGCGATGGATTACCTGGAAACCGATCCCGAGATCGACACGAAACGGGTCGCCGTCTTCGGCCACTCACGTCTAGGCAAGGCGTCGTTGTGGGCTGGTGCCAGCGACCCGCGTTTTTCGATCACAATCTCCAACGATTCGGGGTGCGGCGGAGCGGCGCTCAGTCGCCGTGCGTTTGGCGAAACGGTAGCTCAGATCAACAAAACCTGCCCGCATTGGTTCTGCGATAACAATTCGCAATACGGCAACAACGAATCAGCTTGCCCCGTCGATCAGCATCAACTGGTTGCGTTGATCGCACCACGCAGCGCCTACATCGCGAGTGCCAAAGAGGATACGTGGGCCGATCCACGTGGTGAATTCCTGTCGGTTGTGCATGCAGCGCCCGTCTTCCGTCTGCTGGGAACCGATGGAATCGGTGGCAAAACCGAGATGCCGCTGGTCAACAAACCGATCATGCACACGTTGGGTTATCACATTCGAACCGGCAAGCACGACGTCACCGACTTCGATTGGAACGCCTACATGGACTTCGCCGACCGGCGCTGGGGCAAGTAG
- a CDS encoding ThuA domain-containing protein, whose protein sequence is MVRLLICFSLVASTAMFAIAEPARLLMVSQSVGYRHSSVNREKMPLSPAERAITELGISSGLFRVDCTQDVATDFTKEKLQHYDLVLFYTTGDLPIAQEDLDYFFNDWLKQKGHCFIGTHSAADTFHNYKPYWDMIGGTFNGHPWGAGSTVTISVHDQDHPASKPWGEEVTLKDEIYRFKNWQPEKVRVLMSLNMAKTELKEPYHVPVLWVKEYGDGKVMHMSLGHREDVWTNETYLASLLGGMKWMLGQEPGDATPNPELSAAQELKAKADTEAAKK, encoded by the coding sequence ATGGTTCGATTGCTAATTTGTTTCAGCCTTGTCGCTTCGACGGCGATGTTTGCGATTGCCGAACCGGCTCGCTTGTTGATGGTTTCGCAAAGCGTCGGGTACCGGCACAGTTCGGTCAATCGCGAGAAGATGCCCCTCTCCCCCGCCGAACGAGCGATCACCGAATTGGGAATCTCCAGCGGGCTATTCCGCGTCGACTGCACGCAAGATGTCGCCACCGACTTTACGAAAGAGAAGCTGCAACATTACGACCTCGTCTTGTTCTACACCACCGGCGACCTGCCGATCGCTCAAGAGGACCTCGACTACTTCTTCAACGACTGGTTGAAGCAGAAGGGACACTGTTTTATCGGCACCCACTCCGCCGCCGACACTTTCCATAACTACAAGCCCTACTGGGACATGATCGGGGGCACCTTCAACGGACATCCTTGGGGTGCGGGATCGACAGTCACGATCTCCGTTCACGATCAAGACCATCCGGCCAGCAAGCCGTGGGGCGAAGAGGTGACGTTAAAAGATGAGATCTATCGCTTCAAGAATTGGCAACCGGAAAAGGTCCGCGTGCTGATGAGCCTGAACATGGCCAAGACCGAATTGAAAGAACCGTACCATGTCCCCGTGTTATGGGTGAAAGAGTATGGCGACGGAAAAGTGATGCACATGAGCCTGGGGCATCGCGAAGACGTCTGGACCAACGAGACTTATCTCGCTTCGCTGTTGGGCGGCATGAAGTGGATGTTGGGCCAAGAGCCGGGCGATGCGACGCCGAACCCCGAACTCTCGGCGGCTCAGGAATTAAAAGCCAAAGCAGACACCGAAGCTGCAAAGAAATAG
- a CDS encoding phytoene desaturase — MKRNVVIIGAGPGGLATAMQLAAAGLNVTVLERRGQVGGRTSALEADGFRFDLGPTFFLYPRVLREIFASVGRDLDSEVPMRQLKTQYRLTFGQGGQIDASNDLEAMDRQIREFAPADAGKLKRYLDDNRVKLARFRPILESPFSSPLDLLRPDVLRAFPLLHPMRSLGSELERYFSDPRLVIALSFQAKYLGMSPFRCPSLFSILSFLEYEYGVHHPIGGCAAVSERMAEIAQAMGVQIRLNQPVTGLQFSGRRVTGVQTATETIAADAIVINADFAAAMRDLVPNRLRRRWADRKLAGKKYSCSTFMMYLGVQGEIDGLAHHNIHIARDYQQNLRDIEIDHRLSDDPSFYVQNPGVTDPTLAPAGHRSLYVLVPVSHEHPNIDWAKETPRFRELTIDRLSQIGLPDLRDRIVYEKIITPADWSGEHKIYRGATFNLAHNLGQMLHRRPQNRFEELDGVYLVGGGTHPGSGLPVIYESSRISSRLLLNDLGIDTSFIDAAAATSK, encoded by the coding sequence GTGAAGCGAAACGTTGTGATTATCGGTGCCGGGCCGGGCGGGCTGGCGACGGCGATGCAGTTAGCGGCGGCGGGGCTGAACGTGACGGTCTTGGAACGCCGCGGCCAAGTTGGCGGAAGAACCTCGGCACTCGAAGCCGATGGGTTCCGATTCGACCTCGGCCCCACCTTCTTCTTGTATCCGCGAGTCCTCCGCGAGATCTTCGCTTCGGTCGGCCGCGACCTCGACAGCGAGGTGCCGATGCGACAACTGAAGACGCAATATCGACTGACCTTCGGCCAAGGGGGACAGATCGACGCGTCGAACGATCTCGAAGCGATGGACCGCCAGATTCGCGAGTTCGCTCCCGCCGACGCCGGCAAGTTGAAACGGTACTTGGACGACAATCGCGTCAAGCTGGCGCGGTTCCGCCCGATCCTGGAGTCTCCGTTCAGCTCGCCGCTGGATCTGCTGCGGCCCGACGTATTAAGGGCCTTTCCACTGCTGCATCCAATGCGTTCGCTGGGGAGCGAACTGGAGCGTTACTTCAGCGATCCGCGACTGGTGATCGCGCTCTCGTTCCAAGCGAAGTATCTGGGCATGTCTCCGTTTCGCTGCCCGAGTCTGTTCAGCATCCTTTCGTTCCTCGAATACGAATACGGAGTCCACCATCCGATCGGTGGATGCGCGGCGGTCAGCGAACGAATGGCGGAGATCGCTCAGGCGATGGGAGTGCAGATTCGGTTGAACCAGCCGGTCACCGGGCTGCAATTTTCAGGGCGGCGAGTGACCGGAGTGCAGACCGCGACCGAAACGATCGCGGCCGATGCGATCGTGATCAACGCCGACTTCGCCGCCGCGATGCGAGACCTGGTGCCAAACCGACTGCGGCGACGGTGGGCCGACCGCAAGCTGGCCGGCAAAAAATACTCCTGCTCCACCTTCATGATGTATCTGGGCGTCCAAGGTGAGATCGACGGACTCGCTCACCACAACATCCACATCGCGCGGGATTACCAACAGAATCTCCGCGATATCGAAATCGACCACCGGCTCTCCGACGATCCTTCCTTTTATGTACAGAACCCCGGAGTGACCGACCCCACGCTGGCTCCTGCCGGACACCGGTCGCTGTACGTTCTAGTCCCAGTCAGCCACGAGCACCCGAACATCGACTGGGCAAAAGAGACGCCGCGGTTCCGAGAACTGACGATCGATCGTCTGTCGCAAATCGGTCTGCCCGATCTCCGCGACCGGATCGTCTATGAAAAGATCATCACGCCGGCCGATTGGTCGGGCGAGCACAAGATCTATCGCGGAGCCACCTTCAATCTGGCTCACAACCTGGGACAGATGTTGCATCGCCGACCGCAAAACCGATTCGAGGAACTCGACGGCGTTTACCTGGTCGGCGGCGGAACGCATCCCGGCAGCGGGCTGCCGGTGATCTATGAATCGAGTCGGATTTCAAGTCGTCTGTTGTTAAACGATTTGGGGATCGACACGTCCTTCATCGACGCAGCCGCAGCCACGTCGAAATGA
- a CDS encoding glycosyltransferase family 2 protein produces MSHDVDLSIIIPIFNEADSVRPLYDRLAEVMPQLPAATEIVFVDDGSTDGSSQRLDQIATRDGRVTVVHFRRNYGQTAAMQAGLEQARGRVLVTLDGDLQNDPHDIPAMLDAIDQGADLVHGWRKDRHDTWLTRKLPSLIANRLISRVTGLPIHDLGCTLKAIRAEVADELDLYGEMHRFIPVLAYARGARCHEMVVAHHARQFGTSKYGLSRTTRVVLDLITVKFLIDYMDRPMKLLGRLALAALAVSGFAGLGVAAMKLFSGIDMTGNPLLLLTVFMGIVSLQFFGLGLLGEMNTRLYYQRSSRRPFAIRSITQSASQTVAMNRAA; encoded by the coding sequence TTGAGTCACGACGTGGATCTCTCGATCATTATTCCGATTTTCAACGAGGCCGATAGCGTCCGTCCGCTTTACGATCGGTTGGCGGAGGTGATGCCTCAGTTGCCCGCGGCGACCGAGATCGTCTTCGTCGACGATGGATCGACCGATGGCAGTTCGCAACGGTTGGACCAGATCGCCACCCGCGACGGACGCGTGACAGTCGTTCACTTTCGCCGCAACTACGGCCAGACCGCCGCGATGCAAGCGGGGCTCGAACAGGCCCGCGGCCGCGTGCTTGTCACGCTCGATGGCGATCTGCAAAACGATCCGCACGACATTCCCGCGATGTTGGATGCGATCGACCAAGGGGCCGACCTAGTCCATGGCTGGCGGAAGGATCGCCACGACACTTGGCTCACGCGCAAGCTCCCCTCGCTGATCGCCAACCGCTTGATCTCGCGGGTGACCGGGCTGCCGATCCACGACCTCGGCTGTACGCTCAAAGCGATTCGGGCCGAAGTCGCCGACGAATTGGATCTATACGGCGAGATGCACCGTTTCATCCCGGTGCTGGCGTATGCCCGCGGCGCGCGTTGCCACGAGATGGTCGTCGCCCATCACGCTCGGCAGTTTGGGACCAGCAAATATGGGCTCAGCCGCACGACTCGCGTTGTGTTGGATCTGATCACCGTCAAATTCTTGATCGACTACATGGATCGGCCGATGAAGCTGCTGGGGCGACTGGCTCTGGCGGCCCTTGCGGTCAGCGGTTTCGCGGGCCTCGGCGTTGCGGCGATGAAGCTTTTCAGCGGCATCGACATGACAGGCAATCCGCTGCTGTTGCTGACAGTTTTTATGGGAATCGTCTCGCTGCAGTTCTTCGGGCTGGGGCTGTTGGGAGAAATGAACACGCGACTCTATTATCAGCGCAGCAGTCGCCGCCCCTTTGCGATCCGCAGCATCACCCAATCCGCAAGCCAGACCGTTGCCATGAACCGCGCGGCGTAG
- a CDS encoding helix-turn-helix domain-containing protein, whose product MRATELKANKTGSYDRNIGFHPAKNGQRPTQPKFCLGKNKRVARERLDKIAAIWRRIEQAPIHPTGKPAWDELSLKIAKAIAAGKSEYRVDAIQEDAYQYAQFVEGISTCFPEITIRPSDAELYRAGKSDEQDTRAITEDLEVNMLTLAADIKTAVLEGPGNDKKYIDLLGDQTLHEALDAYSVKIAKEKFDVSEAAVNDTGKTKQNMIKQIKSYVANTPLSSLDDFESVDRVFGTLRQRPITHRYKAPMKVKSASNLIGELVQFFDWLHTSKKWGWREPTDYHRISRQPLILEGDDEKEAEDVPTYSIQQIGTLLEYATPLERLLVLLAVNCGFGADQIGRLRIGEVKEKNGTHYIRRVRKKKRVKGIHRLFDATLSGIKWATIGREDQRSGHVIVNSKGNPLWRKTKGGNRARDIPNAWYRLLDRIQEDVEDFPRHGFNTLRDTSANFIRRIAGAEIASIHLTHRHQSRDRNLRRYTNPPWKELYKAQRKLECKLATVLEYEGDPWADREHQYLSQVQIKKMKFLADQGTPVSQIAEEVGVAKSTVYRWVKPKKAGGKQESE is encoded by the coding sequence ATGCGTGCAACCGAGCTAAAGGCGAACAAGACCGGTAGTTACGATCGGAACATCGGTTTTCATCCTGCGAAGAATGGACAAAGGCCAACACAACCGAAGTTCTGTCTCGGAAAGAACAAACGAGTTGCTCGTGAACGGCTGGATAAGATTGCAGCAATTTGGCGAAGGATCGAACAGGCGCCGATTCACCCGACAGGAAAGCCTGCATGGGATGAACTGTCATTGAAGATTGCAAAAGCAATCGCTGCCGGAAAGTCGGAGTATCGAGTCGATGCTATTCAGGAGGATGCGTACCAGTATGCTCAATTCGTTGAAGGCATTTCGACCTGTTTCCCTGAGATAACGATTCGCCCTAGTGACGCCGAACTCTACCGAGCAGGCAAGAGCGATGAGCAGGACACTCGGGCAATTACCGAAGACTTAGAAGTCAACATGTTGACCTTGGCGGCTGACATCAAGACGGCTGTGCTTGAGGGGCCAGGCAACGACAAAAAGTACATCGACCTTCTTGGTGACCAAACACTCCACGAGGCGTTGGATGCTTATTCCGTCAAGATCGCTAAAGAAAAGTTTGACGTCTCCGAAGCCGCCGTAAACGACACAGGCAAAACCAAGCAGAACATGATCAAGCAGATCAAGAGCTACGTTGCGAATACGCCTCTCTCGTCGCTTGATGACTTTGAATCTGTTGATCGAGTTTTTGGGACTTTGCGACAGAGGCCGATTACCCATCGTTACAAAGCGCCCATGAAAGTAAAATCCGCCTCCAACCTGATTGGGGAATTGGTTCAGTTTTTCGATTGGCTACACACGTCGAAAAAGTGGGGTTGGCGTGAGCCAACTGACTACCACCGGATTAGCCGCCAACCTCTCATCCTCGAAGGCGATGACGAAAAAGAAGCGGAGGACGTGCCGACGTACTCGATTCAGCAAATTGGTACGCTTCTGGAGTATGCAACTCCGTTAGAGCGACTCTTGGTCCTATTGGCAGTCAACTGTGGATTTGGAGCCGACCAGATCGGACGTTTACGCATTGGCGAAGTAAAGGAAAAAAACGGTACCCACTACATTCGGCGAGTGCGCAAGAAAAAGCGGGTAAAAGGCATCCATCGCCTGTTTGACGCAACACTTTCCGGCATTAAATGGGCAACCATTGGCCGTGAAGATCAGCGGAGTGGGCACGTAATCGTGAATAGCAAAGGGAACCCGCTCTGGCGCAAAACAAAGGGAGGAAATCGAGCACGAGATATTCCGAATGCATGGTATCGATTGCTTGATCGCATTCAGGAGGATGTTGAAGATTTTCCTCGACACGGATTCAATACTCTTCGGGACACATCAGCGAACTTCATTCGCAGGATCGCAGGCGCAGAGATCGCCTCGATTCACCTTACGCACCGGCACCAATCCAGAGATCGCAATCTGCGGAGGTACACAAACCCGCCTTGGAAAGAACTGTACAAGGCACAACGCAAATTGGAGTGCAAGCTTGCAACCGTTCTTGAATACGAAGGCGATCCCTGGGCTGACCGAGAGCACCAATACCTTTCGCAAGTACAAATCAAAAAGATGAAATTCCTTGCTGATCAAGGCACGCCCGTCTCGCAGATCGCAGAGGAAGTCGGCGTTGCAAAGTCTACGGTTTACCGGTGGGTTAAACCAAAGAAAGCGGGTGGAAAGCAAGAGAGTGAATGA
- a CDS encoding acetylxylan esterase — protein sequence MPTTSKTTSLQIAVFCLALALPAAMLSAQPAGFNYDEAKVPAYTLPDPLVMADGTPVTSADQWPKRREEIMQLFLEEVYGKAPGKPEGLHFKVVEQSDDAVNGKATRKQVRVFFDADETVAMDILIYLPKKSVEANKPVPTFLTLNFFGNHSISNDPAILLSESWIRSSKEKGVVKNRATEASRGASANRWPVEMIIDRGYGLATIYYGDIDPDFDDGFKNGVHALYDPPAKDGWGSLATWAWGLSRAMDYFETDDEIDAKRVAVFGHSRLGKTSLWAGASDPRFSITISNDSGCGGAALSRRAFGETVARINKSFPHWFCDNYLKYSDNEGACPVDQHQLVALIAPRSVYIASAEDDTWADPRGEFLSAVHAAPVYRLLGTDGIGGATEMPPVNKPIMHTLGYHIRTGKHDVTDFDWNAYMDFADRRWGK from the coding sequence ATGCCTACCACTTCAAAAACCACGTCTCTTCAAATCGCAGTATTCTGCCTCGCGCTCGCGCTTCCGGCCGCGATGTTGTCGGCCCAACCGGCCGGTTTTAATTACGACGAAGCCAAAGTTCCAGCCTACACGTTGCCCGATCCGTTGGTGATGGCCGATGGCACTCCCGTTACCTCGGCGGACCAATGGCCCAAACGTCGCGAAGAGATCATGCAGTTGTTTCTCGAAGAGGTTTACGGCAAAGCCCCCGGCAAGCCTGAGGGGCTGCACTTTAAGGTCGTCGAGCAGAGCGACGATGCGGTCAATGGCAAGGCGACGCGGAAACAGGTTCGCGTCTTCTTCGACGCCGACGAAACCGTGGCGATGGACATCTTGATCTACTTGCCCAAGAAAAGCGTCGAAGCCAACAAGCCGGTCCCGACCTTTTTGACTCTTAACTTTTTTGGCAATCATTCGATCTCCAACGATCCAGCGATCCTGTTGTCCGAAAGTTGGATACGATCGAGCAAAGAAAAAGGAGTCGTCAAAAATCGTGCGACCGAAGCGAGTCGTGGTGCGTCGGCGAACCGCTGGCCCGTGGAGATGATCATCGATCGCGGGTACGGATTGGCGACGATCTATTACGGCGACATCGATCCCGATTTTGATGACGGTTTCAAAAATGGCGTTCACGCGTTGTACGATCCGCCCGCCAAAGACGGCTGGGGATCGCTTGCGACTTGGGCCTGGGGATTGAGCCGGGCGATGGACTATTTCGAAACCGATGACGAGATCGACGCAAAACGAGTCGCCGTCTTCGGCCACTCGCGTCTAGGCAAGACTTCGTTGTGGGCTGGTGCCAGCGACCCACGTTTCTCGATCACGATCTCCAATGATTCGGGATGCGGCGGCGCGGCGCTCAGCCGCCGTGCGTTTGGCGAAACGGTTGCTCGAATCAACAAGAGCTTCCCGCACTGGTTCTGCGATAACTATCTGAAGTACAGCGACAACGAAGGGGCTTGCCCCGTCGATCAGCATCAACTGGTTGCGTTGATCGCACCCCGCAGCGTCTACATTGCCAGTGCCGAAGACGACACGTGGGCCGATCCACGCGGCGAATTCCTGTCCGCCGTGCATGCCGCTCCGGTCTACCGCCTGCTGGGAACCGACGGAATCGGCGGCGCAACCGAGATGCCGCCGGTCAACAAACCGATCATGCACACGTTGGGTTATCACATTCGAACCGGCAAGCACGACGTCACCGACTTCGATTGGAACGCCTACATGGACTTCGCCGACAGGCGCTGGGGCAAGTAG
- a CDS encoding ArdC-like ssDNA-binding domain-containing protein, with amino-acid sequence MPTFSSLREQRIGSQRQWLANRQASERISAALRTGMIPWKNPIRNDDNAGLPLNFANGKPFTPISTLLLQVASHQHDSVGRWWGTQQDWDRLGGNIDLSREPTIVFDGEWHSVEVYCVDQVTGADVDQLHVHDHTIVVSDCADFSKIETLVELSGADIRVGVGDANHGAGDWYVPPNPWIAYPHHSRGDYILLQRPEFRSIMASHYYTLLHEFIHWAEVRTKWISDLYEREFVAEIGSGWLASELGCPPCRCRSNENKWLERWLWEIDRDSGFVFHAAEQARMAFQFIMSIIEGEQRC; translated from the coding sequence ATGCCTACCTTTTCCTCCCTTCGAGAACAGCGGATCGGGTCGCAACGACAATGGCTCGCCAACAGACAAGCCAGCGAGCGAATCTCTGCGGCATTGCGAACTGGCATGATTCCTTGGAAAAACCCGATCAGAAACGACGATAACGCTGGCTTGCCACTCAACTTTGCAAACGGCAAACCGTTCACGCCGATCTCTACCTTGCTGCTTCAAGTCGCAAGCCACCAGCATGATTCCGTTGGTAGATGGTGGGGCACTCAGCAAGACTGGGATCGGCTTGGTGGAAACATTGATCTGTCGAGAGAGCCGACGATCGTCTTCGATGGCGAGTGGCATTCGGTCGAAGTGTATTGCGTTGACCAGGTGACGGGGGCAGACGTCGATCAGCTTCACGTCCACGACCACACAATCGTCGTTTCAGACTGCGCCGACTTTTCAAAGATCGAGACGCTTGTCGAGCTAAGCGGTGCCGACATCAGAGTCGGTGTTGGCGATGCAAACCACGGCGCCGGAGATTGGTACGTGCCTCCAAATCCTTGGATTGCGTATCCCCATCATTCCCGTGGCGATTACATTTTGCTGCAACGACCAGAATTTCGGTCGATCATGGCATCACACTACTATACGCTCCTTCATGAGTTCATTCATTGGGCCGAAGTTAGAACCAAGTGGATTTCGGATTTGTACGAGCGTGAGTTTGTCGCAGAGATCGGCAGTGGCTGGCTCGCATCCGAACTTGGCTGTCCGCCGTGTCGATGTCGAAGCAACGAAAATAAATGGTTGGAGCGTTGGTTGTGGGAGATCGATCGAGACTCTGGCTTCGTGTTTCATGCTGCTGAACAAGCTCGAATGGCGTTTCAATTCATCATGTCGATCATCGAAGGAGAGCAACGATGCTAA